One Microbacterium sp. W4I20 DNA window includes the following coding sequences:
- a CDS encoding carbohydrate ABC transporter permease has translation MTLRTESETELVVVPKSAQPGRRRPPAPRRPGLLKFGHWWWALPGIILVLAVHYVATTIGGFFAFTDWSGIGTFAWIGFDNFTKIFGDPTQIGSLGNTLFLAFVSVILSNIAGLALALGLNRGLKTRYALRVLFFMPVVLSPLAVSYVWKFIFDYNGPINAFLRALGFDEFARAWVADPMWAIWTILVVVVWQNIGFAMVIYMAGLAAVPVEIEEAAAIDGASLWQRFWHVTLPSIRPAVAIATTLGLVNGLRIFDQIMAMTGGGPAGATETLATQVYKESFALGNFGYGAALALLLTVIILVFAIIQQRLTNGRPEED, from the coding sequence ATGACCCTGAGGACAGAGTCCGAGACCGAGCTGGTGGTCGTGCCGAAGAGCGCGCAGCCCGGGCGGCGCCGCCCGCCGGCTCCCCGGCGCCCCGGCCTGCTGAAGTTCGGCCACTGGTGGTGGGCGCTTCCCGGCATCATCCTCGTGCTCGCCGTGCACTACGTCGCCACGACCATCGGCGGGTTCTTCGCCTTCACCGACTGGTCCGGCATCGGAACCTTCGCCTGGATCGGCTTCGACAACTTCACGAAGATCTTCGGAGATCCGACACAGATCGGCTCCCTGGGCAACACGCTCTTCCTGGCGTTCGTCTCGGTGATCCTGAGCAACATCGCCGGCCTCGCCCTGGCGCTCGGCCTCAACCGCGGGCTCAAGACCCGCTACGCGCTCCGCGTGCTGTTCTTCATGCCGGTCGTGCTCAGCCCGCTCGCCGTCTCGTACGTGTGGAAGTTCATCTTCGACTACAACGGCCCGATCAACGCCTTCCTCCGCGCTCTCGGGTTCGACGAGTTCGCGCGGGCCTGGGTCGCCGATCCGATGTGGGCGATCTGGACGATCCTGGTGGTCGTCGTCTGGCAGAACATCGGCTTCGCGATGGTCATCTACATGGCCGGCCTCGCCGCGGTGCCCGTCGAGATCGAGGAGGCCGCCGCGATCGACGGTGCGAGCCTCTGGCAGCGGTTCTGGCACGTCACGCTGCCGTCGATCCGCCCCGCCGTCGCCATCGCGACCACACTCGGCCTCGTCAACGGACTCCGAATCTTCGACCAGATCATGGCGATGACCGGCGGCGGGCCGGCAGGCGCGACCGAGACCCTCGCCACGCAGGTCTACAAGGAGTCCTTCGCACTCGGGAACTTCGGCTACGGTGCCGCGCTCGCGCTGCTGCTCACCGTGATCATCCTGGTGTTCGCCATCATCCAGCAGCGTCTGACCAACGGTCGCCCCGAGGAGGACTGA
- a CDS encoding sugar phosphate isomerase/epimerase — protein MTDGIAGTGIKLGITLYSLTSEFAAGLYTPETLIKAAADHGLGPGIEFNIAQMLRSYPDVDDDFVKLWRDSMDRYGFEPSAIGTNLDMGRRKDRDMTPDEEHEFLARQLKTAHTLGFKKVVIRSHGKELLRSLLPLAEKYDQKLGYEIHAPSGPNNPQVLQMREMYDELQSDRLGFTADFSSTMHSLSPTLLRTMRQMGMPEEYFTVMDEIWHEPTPMHVRNQKFEDFLTSENFDFARLGPFTRLAFNMHGLVPPEEWLDIMPQIFHVHAKFYDIGPDGEEPAMDIPRIVRQFVEGGYQGYLSSEWEGHAFSDLGESDPIDLVKKQHDLMRRAIEETAVAV, from the coding sequence ATGACCGACGGCATCGCCGGCACGGGCATCAAGCTCGGCATCACGCTCTACTCACTCACCTCCGAGTTCGCGGCGGGGCTGTACACGCCCGAGACGCTCATCAAGGCGGCGGCCGACCACGGCCTCGGCCCCGGCATCGAGTTCAACATCGCCCAGATGCTGCGCTCGTACCCGGATGTCGACGACGACTTCGTGAAGCTCTGGCGCGACAGCATGGACCGCTACGGCTTCGAGCCGAGCGCCATCGGCACGAACCTCGACATGGGTCGCCGCAAGGATCGCGACATGACGCCGGACGAGGAGCACGAGTTCCTCGCCCGGCAGCTGAAGACGGCGCACACGCTCGGCTTCAAGAAGGTCGTCATCCGCTCGCACGGCAAGGAGCTGCTGCGCAGCCTGCTGCCGCTCGCCGAGAAGTACGACCAGAAGCTCGGCTACGAGATCCACGCGCCGTCGGGTCCGAACAACCCGCAGGTGCTGCAGATGCGAGAGATGTACGACGAGCTGCAGTCCGACCGGCTCGGCTTCACCGCCGACTTCTCCTCGACGATGCACTCGCTCTCGCCCACGCTGCTGCGCACGATGCGGCAGATGGGCATGCCCGAGGAGTACTTCACCGTCATGGACGAGATCTGGCATGAGCCGACACCGATGCACGTGCGCAACCAGAAGTTCGAGGACTTCCTGACGTCGGAGAACTTCGACTTCGCCCGTCTCGGACCGTTCACGCGTCTGGCCTTCAACATGCACGGACTGGTGCCGCCGGAGGAGTGGCTCGACATCATGCCGCAGATCTTCCACGTGCACGCCAAGTTCTACGACATCGGCCCCGACGGGGAAGAGCCGGCGATGGACATCCCGCGCATCGTCCGCCAGTTCGTCGAGGGCGGCTACCAGGGCTACCTCTCCAGCGAGTGGGAGGGCCACGCCTTCTCCGACCTCGGTGAGAGCGACCCCATCGACCTCGTCAAGAAGCAGCACGACCTGATGCGTCGTGCGATCGAAGAGACCGCCGTCGCGGTCTGA
- a CDS encoding carbohydrate ABC transporter permease: MFRYTKFTALREVLIWIIAIVFLAPFYFLVTTALKSDQEAITSSNLAPPTSLDFSNFVEVLTAQGNSNVVMGLVNSVIITAGSILCLVLLGAITGYVISRSTRRWSRTAYMLFLIAIVLPTQLGTVPLYIGARTIGLTGSLWGMVILYTGMLLPLSIFLYAGFFRGLGTEYEEAATIDGASRTQIFFRIVLPLMSPATGTVAILAGLIVWNDFFTSLIFLGGSANQTLPVAMYYYIGSLVSSWNKIFAIVIVSMIPILVFYLFAQKRFIQGFAGGLKG, from the coding sequence ATGTTCCGCTACACGAAGTTCACCGCACTGCGCGAGGTCCTCATCTGGATCATCGCGATCGTCTTCCTCGCCCCCTTCTACTTCCTCGTCACCACGGCGCTGAAGTCCGACCAGGAGGCCATCACCTCGTCGAACCTCGCTCCGCCCACGAGCCTCGACTTCAGCAACTTCGTCGAGGTGCTCACGGCGCAGGGCAACTCCAACGTCGTGATGGGGCTGGTCAACAGCGTGATCATCACGGCAGGCAGCATCCTGTGCCTGGTGCTCCTGGGCGCCATCACCGGTTACGTCATCTCCCGCAGCACCCGGCGCTGGAGCCGCACCGCCTACATGCTGTTCCTGATCGCGATCGTGCTGCCGACCCAACTCGGCACCGTGCCGCTCTACATCGGCGCCCGCACGATCGGACTCACCGGTTCACTGTGGGGCATGGTCATCCTCTACACCGGGATGCTGCTGCCGCTGTCGATCTTCCTGTACGCCGGGTTCTTCCGCGGTCTCGGCACCGAGTACGAGGAGGCCGCGACGATCGACGGCGCCTCGCGCACGCAGATCTTCTTCCGCATCGTGCTTCCCCTGATGTCGCCGGCCACCGGGACCGTGGCGATCCTCGCCGGGCTCATCGTCTGGAACGACTTCTTCACCTCGCTGATCTTCCTCGGCGGCTCGGCGAACCAGACGCTCCCCGTCGCCATGTACTACTACATCGGCTCGCTGGTCTCGTCGTGGAACAAGATCTTCGCGATCGTGATCGTCTCGATGATCCCGATCCTCGTGTTCTACCTCTTCGCGCAGAAGCGCTTCATCCAGGGCTTCGCGGGCGGCCTCAAAGGCTGA
- a CDS encoding sugar phosphate isomerase/epimerase — protein sequence MARPITLFTGQWADLPFEEVARLAGEWGYDGLEIACWGDHIDVSRWDDEEYVQSRRDILERNGLQVWAISNHLTGQAVCDDPIDVRHRDILSDRVWGDGDAEGVRQRAAEDLKDTARFAAKLGVSTVNGFTGSSIWKAVAMFPPASDEFIAAGYQDFADRWNPILDVFEEVGVRFALEVHPSEIAYDYWTAKATLDAIGHRKSFGFNFDPSHFVWQQLDSVAFVLDFAEHIFHVHVKESITNLDGRNGVLGSHLPWANPRRGWTFVSTGHGAVKWEPLFRALNAIGYTGPTSVEWEDAGMDRLHGAPEALAFVQKLAAITPPDAAFDSAFSTKVDESA from the coding sequence ATGGCACGTCCGATCACGTTGTTCACCGGTCAGTGGGCTGATCTTCCGTTCGAGGAGGTCGCTCGTCTTGCGGGGGAGTGGGGGTATGACGGGTTGGAGATCGCCTGTTGGGGTGATCACATCGATGTGTCCCGGTGGGATGACGAGGAGTATGTGCAGTCGCGCCGGGACATCCTGGAACGCAACGGACTGCAGGTGTGGGCGATCTCGAACCACCTCACGGGGCAGGCGGTGTGCGATGACCCGATCGACGTGCGCCACCGCGACATCCTGTCGGATCGGGTGTGGGGTGATGGCGATGCGGAGGGTGTGCGTCAGCGTGCGGCGGAGGATCTGAAGGACACCGCCCGGTTCGCCGCGAAGCTCGGTGTGTCGACGGTGAACGGGTTCACCGGGTCGAGCATCTGGAAGGCGGTGGCGATGTTCCCGCCGGCGTCGGATGAGTTCATCGCGGCCGGGTATCAGGACTTCGCCGACCGGTGGAACCCGATCCTCGACGTGTTCGAGGAAGTGGGTGTGCGGTTCGCGCTGGAGGTGCATCCGTCGGAGATCGCGTACGACTACTGGACGGCGAAGGCGACGCTCGACGCGATCGGGCACCGGAAGAGTTTCGGGTTCAACTTCGATCCGTCGCACTTCGTGTGGCAGCAGTTGGATTCGGTCGCGTTCGTGCTGGATTTCGCGGAGCACATCTTCCACGTGCACGTGAAGGAATCGATCACGAACCTCGACGGCCGCAACGGGGTGCTGGGTTCGCACCTGCCGTGGGCGAACCCGCGTCGCGGGTGGACGTTCGTCTCCACCGGGCACGGTGCCGTGAAGTGGGAGCCGTTGTTCCGCGCGCTCAACGCGATCGGCTACACGGGTCCGACGAGCGTGGAGTGGGAGGACGCCGGCATGGACCGCCTCCACGGAGCCCCCGAGGCTCTCGCGTTCGTGCAGAAGCTCGCCGCGATCACCCCGCCGGATGCCGCCTTCGACTCCGCCTTCTCCACGAAGGTCGACGAGAGCGCCTGA
- a CDS encoding DUF6379 domain-containing protein, protein MIPDRIIEQGTLVTDGARASVEVRLPWYRALPGSCIAGAKLTVDGTEAPTESLRWRMNGQEFTFEELSTNIDEWWFPVDSAALSGDLPVAADGDHEVRVDLTLYIPYIIISDSETLHIEEHDTKTMTARQAQEVAA, encoded by the coding sequence GTGATTCCCGATCGCATCATCGAACAGGGCACGCTCGTCACCGACGGTGCCCGCGCTTCCGTGGAGGTCCGCCTCCCTTGGTACCGCGCTCTGCCCGGCAGCTGCATCGCCGGCGCGAAGCTCACCGTCGACGGCACCGAGGCTCCGACCGAGTCCCTCCGGTGGCGGATGAACGGCCAGGAGTTCACCTTCGAGGAACTCTCCACGAACATCGACGAGTGGTGGTTCCCGGTCGACTCCGCCGCGCTGTCCGGCGATCTCCCGGTCGCTGCCGACGGTGACCACGAGGTGCGCGTCGACCTCACGCTCTACATCCCGTACATCATCATCTCCGACAGCGAGACGCTGCACATCGAAGAGCACGACACCAAGACCATGACCGCTCGTCAGGCACAGGAGGTGGCGGCATGA
- a CDS encoding TIM barrel protein — MYVLAPNIELLFTEAGDYQDRVRAAAAAGFTAVEMWGPTGVDAPAKPKDVLALKAALDETGVQLTAQLAEPRTQFMIPPWDHTEFFRKLDEGVEIAHALGTPRLVVGSGTGFGGWKRQVQLDKLIEIYQKAIAQIDGSGLTLVLEPVNVRVDHPGSLLDRTAEAVYVARGVDSAQFGVLYDIYHSAVEGEDMAAELANAGDLVKYVQLADAPGRGEPGTGSLDWTERLGILRASGYDGPIGLEYYPQADSEESVRLIREVAATA; from the coding sequence ATGTACGTTCTTGCGCCCAACATCGAGCTCCTCTTCACCGAGGCAGGCGACTACCAGGACCGCGTGCGCGCCGCTGCCGCCGCCGGCTTCACCGCCGTCGAGATGTGGGGTCCGACCGGCGTCGACGCGCCCGCGAAGCCGAAGGACGTGCTCGCGCTCAAGGCCGCACTCGACGAGACCGGCGTGCAGCTGACGGCCCAGCTGGCCGAACCCCGCACGCAGTTCATGATCCCGCCCTGGGATCACACCGAGTTCTTCCGCAAGCTCGACGAGGGCGTCGAGATCGCCCATGCCCTCGGCACCCCGCGTCTCGTGGTCGGCAGCGGCACGGGCTTCGGCGGCTGGAAGCGCCAGGTGCAGCTCGACAAGCTCATCGAGATCTACCAGAAGGCGATCGCGCAGATCGACGGCTCGGGACTCACCCTGGTGCTCGAGCCGGTGAACGTGCGCGTCGACCACCCGGGCTCGCTGCTCGACCGCACCGCCGAGGCCGTCTATGTCGCCCGCGGCGTCGACTCGGCGCAGTTCGGCGTGCTCTACGACATCTACCACTCGGCGGTCGAGGGGGAGGACATGGCCGCCGAGCTGGCGAACGCCGGCGACCTCGTCAAGTACGTGCAGCTGGCGGACGCCCCGGGCCGCGGGGAGCCCGGCACCGGCTCCCTCGACTGGACCGAGCGCCTCGGCATCCTCCGCGCATCCGGCTATGACGGGCCGATCGGGCTCGAGTACTACCCGCAGGCGGACTCCGAGGAATCCGTCCGGCTCATCCGAGAGGTCGCGGCGACGGCATGA
- a CDS encoding ABC transporter substrate-binding protein — translation MSQHSRSRVLRTGVLAAATASVVILAGCSGSAPEGGSGDSGGEQAFSFTFATSNNLESPYESLAKAYMEAHSDVKITLNPTPNDKYGETIRTQLQAGNASDVIQTTPGSGDARGLIPLAEAGFLEPLGDTATGLVPAGSEPIFEIDGKTYGQPMDFTIAGVVASMGTAAQNGLDEFPTDEESLYAACDALAADGKSLLALAGAAGPNAGLTAQGIAATRVYAEDPDWNTKRADGDTTFAESEGWKDTLQTLVDLKDGGCFQPGAEGGGFDAITNGLAQGTSVGSFIPSGSAVEIATAAPPEADFKVQPFPAADGGDPYILASSNYTISINAASKVKPAAEEFVEWLATDEAQELYYEKSGLLPISGYQNLDLADTIYSPVVDLIADGSYATLPNNIWPNPSVYEALQVGVQGLLTGQKEIDQVLQDMDAAWGE, via the coding sequence ATGTCACAGCACTCTCGATCTCGCGTCCTCCGCACCGGCGTCCTCGCCGCGGCGACCGCGAGCGTCGTCATCCTCGCCGGTTGTTCCGGATCCGCCCCCGAAGGCGGCTCAGGAGACTCCGGCGGCGAGCAGGCATTCAGCTTCACGTTCGCCACCTCCAACAACCTCGAGAGCCCGTACGAATCGCTCGCGAAGGCGTACATGGAGGCCCACTCGGACGTCAAGATCACCCTCAACCCGACGCCGAACGACAAGTACGGCGAGACCATCCGCACGCAGCTCCAGGCCGGGAACGCCTCCGACGTCATCCAGACGACCCCGGGCTCCGGCGATGCGCGCGGCCTGATCCCGCTGGCCGAGGCCGGCTTCCTCGAGCCGCTCGGCGACACCGCGACGGGCCTCGTCCCCGCAGGCAGCGAGCCGATCTTCGAGATCGACGGCAAGACCTACGGTCAGCCGATGGACTTCACCATCGCCGGCGTCGTCGCCAGCATGGGAACCGCGGCGCAGAACGGTCTGGATGAGTTCCCGACCGACGAGGAGTCCCTGTACGCCGCGTGCGACGCTCTCGCCGCCGACGGCAAGTCGCTCCTCGCGCTGGCCGGCGCCGCGGGTCCGAACGCCGGGCTCACCGCCCAGGGCATCGCGGCCACCCGTGTCTACGCCGAGGACCCCGACTGGAACACCAAGCGGGCCGACGGCGACACCACGTTCGCGGAGTCCGAGGGGTGGAAGGACACCCTGCAGACCCTGGTCGACCTGAAGGACGGCGGCTGCTTCCAGCCCGGCGCCGAGGGCGGCGGATTCGACGCGATCACCAACGGTCTCGCACAGGGCACCTCGGTCGGCAGCTTCATCCCGTCCGGCTCCGCCGTCGAGATCGCCACGGCGGCTCCGCCCGAGGCCGACTTCAAGGTGCAGCCGTTCCCGGCCGCCGACGGCGGCGACCCCTACATCCTCGCCAGCTCGAACTACACGATCTCGATCAACGCGGCCTCGAAGGTGAAGCCGGCAGCCGAGGAGTTCGTCGAGTGGCTCGCCACGGATGAGGCGCAGGAGCTCTACTACGAGAAGTCGGGCCTGCTCCCGATCTCGGGCTACCAGAACCTCGACCTCGCCGACACGATCTACTCGCCGGTGGTCGACCTGATCGCGGACGGCTCCTACGCCACCCTGCCGAACAACATCTGGCCCAACCCGTCGGTCTACGAGGCGCTGCAGGTCGGCGTCCAGGGCCTGCTCACCGGCCAGAAGGAGATCGACCAGGTGCTCCAGGACATGGATGCCGCCTGGGGCGAGTAA
- a CDS encoding GMC oxidoreductase: MSDRSYPASADVVIVGSGPNGAAYARILSELAPDASIAMFEVGPTVSNPPGAHVKNIEDAAERARAQALSEGPGERAATISDPGAAKSGQRRGRAGTYLLPDGYRVEGEDGMPVAAFSSNVGGMGAHWTAACPRPNDSERIDFLPDLDDLLSEAERLLGVTTDAFDASPFATIVRERLSDAVDAERDHAHRAQRMPLAVHRRDDGRLVWSGSDVVFGDVTRANPHFSLFDESLVTRVLTDGGRASGIEVRDLRTGDVHTIAARFVVVAADGLRTPQVLWASGIRPAALGRMLNDQTQIVFASRLRDVHAGGEDAVAASGALSEQSGVTWVPFTDEMPFHGQIMQLDASPVPLAEDDPVVPGSIVGLGLFTAKELQWDDRVEFSDDALDGYGMPAMTIHYTLTPHDHAVMERAREELVRLGRAVGDPLDERPFTMPAGASLHYQGSTRMGETDDGRSVCSPDSEVWDVPGLFVAGNNVIPTSTACNPTLTSVALAVRGARKIAENLR, from the coding sequence ATGAGCGACCGGAGCTATCCCGCGTCGGCCGACGTCGTCATCGTCGGCAGCGGACCGAACGGCGCGGCCTACGCCCGCATCCTGAGCGAGCTCGCCCCCGACGCATCGATCGCGATGTTCGAGGTGGGGCCGACCGTCTCGAACCCGCCGGGCGCCCATGTCAAGAACATCGAGGATGCTGCGGAGCGTGCTCGCGCGCAGGCGCTGTCCGAAGGACCGGGGGAGCGGGCCGCGACGATCAGCGACCCTGGTGCGGCGAAGTCCGGCCAGCGCCGGGGGCGGGCGGGCACCTACCTCCTCCCCGACGGGTACCGGGTGGAGGGCGAGGACGGCATGCCGGTCGCCGCCTTCTCGAGCAACGTGGGCGGCATGGGTGCGCACTGGACGGCGGCGTGCCCGCGTCCGAACGACAGCGAGCGCATCGACTTCCTGCCCGACCTCGACGACCTGCTCTCCGAGGCGGAGCGCCTGCTGGGTGTCACGACCGACGCCTTCGACGCCTCCCCGTTCGCGACCATCGTGCGGGAACGGCTCTCCGACGCCGTCGACGCCGAGCGCGACCACGCGCACCGTGCGCAGCGGATGCCGCTGGCCGTGCACCGGCGCGACGACGGTCGCCTCGTGTGGTCGGGCTCCGACGTCGTCTTCGGAGATGTGACACGAGCCAATCCGCACTTCTCGCTGTTCGACGAGTCGTTGGTCACCCGCGTGCTCACCGACGGCGGACGCGCCTCGGGCATCGAGGTGCGCGACCTGCGCACCGGTGACGTGCACACCATAGCCGCCCGGTTCGTCGTGGTCGCCGCCGACGGTCTGCGCACCCCGCAGGTGCTGTGGGCCTCCGGCATCCGTCCCGCCGCCCTCGGACGAATGCTGAACGACCAGACGCAGATCGTCTTCGCCTCCCGGCTGCGCGACGTGCACGCGGGCGGCGAGGATGCGGTCGCCGCGTCCGGAGCGCTCAGCGAGCAGAGCGGCGTCACCTGGGTGCCGTTCACCGACGAGATGCCGTTCCACGGTCAGATCATGCAGCTCGACGCGTCGCCGGTGCCGCTCGCGGAAGACGATCCTGTCGTGCCGGGGTCGATCGTCGGGCTCGGTCTCTTCACGGCCAAGGAGCTGCAGTGGGACGACCGGGTCGAGTTCTCCGACGACGCCCTCGACGGCTACGGCATGCCCGCGATGACGATCCACTACACGTTGACGCCGCACGATCACGCGGTGATGGAGCGTGCCCGCGAGGAGCTCGTGCGCCTCGGGCGTGCGGTCGGCGATCCGCTCGACGAGCGTCCGTTCACGATGCCCGCCGGTGCCTCCCTGCACTATCAGGGCAGCACCCGGATGGGGGAGACCGACGACGGTCGCAGCGTCTGCTCGCCCGACAGCGAGGTCTGGGACGTGCCCGGTCTCTTCGTCGCGGGTAACAACGTCATCCCGACGTCGACGGCCTGCAACCCCACTCTGACGTCGGTCGCGCTCGCCGTGCGCGGCGCCAGGAAGATCGCCGAAAACCTGCGCTGA
- a CDS encoding DUF6379 domain-containing protein encodes MATHNSLFSEKDVRRTDTGIAVSVQLPWYRSLWLSAVDGVAATVNGVSIPTESLRFELEGRTYRVDELPEQHETLWFVAERPEVLIDLDPVPQAGDSLTVEVVLTMRLLYMQIMPGVDGGPGRYVTNRVPVQREVVLA; translated from the coding sequence ATGGCCACTCACAATTCCCTGTTCTCCGAGAAGGACGTCCGCCGCACCGACACCGGCATCGCCGTCTCGGTGCAGCTGCCCTGGTACCGCAGCCTCTGGCTGTCGGCCGTTGACGGCGTCGCCGCCACCGTGAACGGCGTCTCGATCCCGACCGAGTCGCTGCGGTTCGAGCTCGAGGGGCGCACCTATCGCGTCGACGAGCTGCCCGAGCAGCACGAGACGCTGTGGTTCGTCGCCGAGCGCCCCGAGGTCTTGATCGACCTCGATCCGGTGCCGCAGGCGGGCGATTCGCTCACCGTCGAGGTCGTCCTGACCATGCGTCTGCTCTACATGCAGATCATGCCGGGCGTCGACGGCGGCCCCGGCCGGTACGTCACCAACCGTGTCCCGGTGCAGCGCGAGGTCGTGCTCGCATGA
- a CDS encoding Gfo/Idh/MocA family protein → MIGHGFMGAAHSVGWRQAPRVFDLPEGVEMAVLVGRNPDAVREASEHWGWAETSTDWREVIARPDIDIVDIVTPGDSHAEIAIAALEAGKHVLCEKPLANTVEEAEAMADAAERAAAHGVVSMVGFTYRRVPAATFLRDLIAEGVIGRVQQVRAAYRQDWLVDPEMPLAWRLQKEHAGSGALGDIGAHIIDLTQFVTGQTVDAVTGVVETIVSQRPVSAGGSGLSGTAGAGYGDVTVDDLALFTGRLSGGALASFEATRFATGRKNALTIEVSGDKGALAFDLEDLNSLQFYDRTLPGDRQGFTKILVTEAAHPYVAAWWPAGHMLGYEHGFTHQVVDLVQAIHDGATPHPSFVEGLGVQRVLDAVERSAADDAAWVRVRTEAPVGVG, encoded by the coding sequence ATGATCGGCCACGGGTTCATGGGCGCCGCGCACTCGGTGGGCTGGCGTCAGGCGCCGCGGGTGTTCGATCTGCCCGAGGGCGTCGAGATGGCGGTGCTCGTCGGCCGCAATCCGGATGCCGTGCGGGAGGCCTCCGAGCACTGGGGCTGGGCCGAGACGTCGACGGACTGGCGCGAGGTCATCGCTCGACCCGACATCGACATCGTCGACATCGTCACGCCCGGCGACTCGCACGCCGAGATCGCCATCGCGGCGCTGGAGGCCGGCAAGCACGTGCTCTGCGAGAAGCCGCTCGCCAACACGGTCGAAGAGGCCGAGGCGATGGCGGATGCTGCCGAGCGCGCCGCTGCGCACGGCGTGGTCTCGATGGTCGGGTTCACCTACCGCCGTGTGCCCGCCGCGACGTTCCTCCGCGATCTGATCGCGGAGGGCGTGATCGGGCGCGTGCAGCAGGTGCGCGCCGCCTACCGGCAGGACTGGCTCGTCGACCCGGAGATGCCGCTCGCGTGGCGTCTGCAGAAGGAGCACGCGGGATCCGGCGCGCTGGGCGACATCGGTGCGCACATCATCGACCTCACCCAGTTCGTGACCGGGCAGACGGTGGATGCCGTGACCGGCGTCGTCGAGACGATCGTGTCGCAGCGGCCTGTGAGCGCCGGAGGATCCGGCCTGTCGGGGACGGCAGGTGCGGGCTACGGCGATGTCACCGTCGACGACCTGGCACTTTTCACGGGGCGACTCTCGGGCGGAGCGCTGGCCTCGTTCGAGGCCACGCGCTTCGCGACCGGGCGCAAGAACGCCCTGACCATCGAGGTCTCGGGCGACAAGGGCGCGCTCGCGTTCGATCTGGAAGACCTCAACAGCCTGCAGTTCTACGACCGCACGCTGCCGGGTGATCGCCAGGGCTTCACGAAGATCCTCGTGACCGAGGCCGCGCATCCGTACGTCGCCGCGTGGTGGCCGGCCGGACACATGCTCGGCTACGAGCACGGTTTCACGCACCAGGTCGTCGATCTGGTGCAGGCGATCCACGACGGCGCGACGCCGCATCCGAGCTTCGTCGAGGGGCTCGGGGTGCAGCGCGTACTCGACGCCGTCGAGCGCAGCGCCGCCGACGACGCGGCCTGGGTGCGCGTGCGCACCGAGGCGCCGGTCGGCGTCGGCTGA
- a CDS encoding sugar phosphate isomerase/epimerase, with product MTAQEALAKGTPIQGVTLYSYTRAFHGREYDLEQLIRKVAAEGHGPGLEIIGFSSFRGFPHIDDTFAGGFRDLIDEVGLVTTSLAVNADIGIHRDRMLTQDELIDYMTLQIKAAAKLGFPIARVQISITPDSMEALAPIAEEHGVTLALEVHADQYASHPRILALRDRYEKVASPFLGFTMDWGATVSGFAPSLIEAYRRRGASEELLGKVVDLWNTYYEEGPPADQAVHGQRFGSFIGLAAQNGRPDLGIDFGINGTGLFGPARVDDWLEIMPWVTHVHGKFFGIDENGEEPSVPVRDLITLLVENGYSGAVSSEYEGWHWNHWQSPFDIIAGEQAVQRSAAENAGSRMITDAAEAQQALAAHLPHTLTKGIRA from the coding sequence ATGACCGCGCAGGAAGCACTCGCCAAGGGCACGCCCATCCAGGGAGTCACGCTCTACAGCTACACCCGCGCGTTCCACGGTCGCGAGTACGACCTCGAGCAGCTGATCCGCAAGGTCGCCGCCGAAGGGCACGGACCGGGTCTCGAGATCATCGGGTTCTCCAGCTTCCGCGGCTTCCCGCACATCGACGACACGTTCGCCGGCGGGTTCCGCGATCTGATCGACGAGGTCGGCCTCGTCACGACATCGCTCGCGGTCAACGCCGACATCGGCATCCATCGTGATCGGATGCTGACGCAGGACGAGCTGATCGACTACATGACCCTGCAGATCAAGGCGGCGGCGAAGCTCGGCTTCCCGATCGCCCGCGTGCAGATCTCGATCACGCCCGATTCGATGGAAGCGCTCGCGCCGATCGCCGAGGAGCACGGGGTCACGCTCGCCCTCGAGGTGCACGCCGACCAGTACGCCTCCCACCCGCGCATCCTGGCGCTCCGCGACCGCTACGAGAAGGTCGCATCGCCCTTCCTCGGCTTCACGATGGACTGGGGCGCGACCGTCTCGGGCTTCGCGCCGTCGCTCATCGAGGCCTACCGCCGCCGCGGCGCCTCGGAGGAGCTGCTCGGCAAGGTCGTCGACCTCTGGAACACGTACTACGAGGAGGGCCCGCCCGCCGACCAGGCCGTGCACGGACAGCGCTTCGGCTCGTTCATCGGGCTCGCCGCGCAGAACGGCCGTCCCGACCTCGGCATCGACTTCGGCATCAACGGCACCGGCCTCTTCGGCCCGGCCAGGGTCGATGACTGGCTCGAGATCATGCCGTGGGTCACGCACGTGCACGGCAAGTTCTTCGGCATCGACGAGAACGGCGAAGAGCCGTCGGTCCCGGTGCGCGACCTCATCACGCTGCTCGTCGAGAACGGCTACTCCGGTGCCGTGTCGAGCGAATACGAGGGCTGGCACTGGAACCACTGGCAGAGCCCGTTCGACATCATCGCCGGCGAGCAGGCCGTGCAGCGTTCGGCGGCCGAGAACGCGGGCAGCCGCATGATCACCGACGCGGCCGAGGCGCAGCAGGCCCTTGCCGCCCACCTCCCGCACACTCTCACGAAGGGAATCCGCGCATGA